In Halapricum desulfuricans, a single window of DNA contains:
- a CDS encoding 5-methyltetrahydropteroyltriglutamate--homocysteine methyltransferase: MAEIVSTTPGLYPLPDWAKDELSKLKGHQRSDLIGGDESDAVVAVYEEARSEVIESQQSAGLDRIVEGQLRWDDMLAHPLAVHDSVETRGIVRYYDNNNFYREPVVTGELTADGDVAAELTAADDQVGAGLQAVLPGPYSLAELATDEYYGDDAAFLDAVADFLAGEAEQFPDVETLLLLEPSLVTDAPDDGEDERASDAIDTVASALDTDVVVQTYWGALEEKVHAHLLDADVDAVGYDFVTDHEQNLYNINEYGTKDSIGLGVVDGQNTLVETPGEIRERIEWVDDRTTADFETIYATANTELFYLPVNKFEEKLRALAGAADAEEVTA; the protein is encoded by the coding sequence ATGGCAGAGATCGTATCGACGACACCGGGACTGTATCCGTTACCGGACTGGGCGAAAGACGAACTGTCGAAGTTGAAAGGACACCAGCGGAGCGATCTGATCGGCGGTGACGAGAGCGATGCGGTCGTCGCCGTCTACGAGGAGGCGCGATCCGAGGTCATCGAGAGCCAGCAGTCGGCCGGCCTCGATCGGATCGTCGAGGGACAGCTGCGCTGGGACGACATGCTCGCACATCCGCTGGCAGTCCACGACAGCGTCGAAACCCGCGGCATCGTCCGGTATTACGACAACAACAACTTCTATCGAGAGCCCGTCGTCACCGGCGAGTTGACGGCCGACGGCGACGTCGCGGCGGAACTGACGGCGGCGGACGACCAGGTCGGGGCCGGTCTGCAGGCAGTGCTCCCGGGCCCGTATTCGCTGGCCGAACTGGCAACCGACGAGTACTACGGCGACGACGCCGCGTTTCTGGACGCCGTCGCGGACTTCCTGGCCGGCGAGGCCGAGCAGTTCCCCGACGTGGAGACGCTTCTGTTGCTCGAACCCTCGCTCGTCACCGACGCGCCCGACGACGGCGAGGACGAACGCGCCAGCGACGCGATCGACACCGTCGCGTCGGCGCTCGATACCGACGTGGTCGTCCAGACTTACTGGGGCGCGCTCGAGGAGAAGGTCCACGCCCACCTGCTCGATGCCGACGTCGACGCCGTCGGCTACGACTTCGTGACCGACCACGAGCAGAACCTCTACAACATCAACGAGTACGGCACGAAAGACTCGATCGGGCTGGGCGTCGTCGACGGGCAGAACACGCTGGTCGAGACGCCCGGCGAGATCCGCGAGCGCATCGAGTGGGTCGACGACCGGACGACCGCCGACTTCGAGACGATCTACGCGACCGCCAATACCGAGCTGTTCTACCTGCCGGTCAACAAGTTCGAGGAGAAGCTCCGGGCGCTCGCCGGCGCGGCCGACGCCGAGGAGGTGACAGCATGA
- a CDS encoding restriction endonuclease, whose product MAEIIELPREERSRSNERVDERLGGGYLADGPLSSYLGNAETVAFVLHAKRGGVTVERDGGTETYKPSRGYRTVVAITDLRVVIAIGGADGGGDRVVPIPLSTVTRVETDSGLLRERLVVRTEVGERWSIPAGSDLDPVVAYLETARETWSRANRFAVRVEDHLTTARDRLDAGDPDGARDAADAALSAIASGREEVRALDLGDRVLDHAEFDAYRADVRAIQRRALADTADEHVERGERAERDGRLRAAHDALEAARDAAERALSIDADEPPDERLRERIETVERDRDRLETRPRERAKTALEDARSIDGPERRARRLTDALAAHRDWLGHCWGPSSPFAGDPDEIRAAILEIVDETVDVRTAVIDRLLAAAERLREGGRTGQALSACDRADEQLEATQDVVSELAPDRDDALRAVRVEIDHERALIEREAGRAEDVSGPDDRAESDEPPSAGPDSSASATETVAGVTTKAADPARSERDHGHDGDAVREQSSDEFEFPGAERDRVTIEAEIRAMDEAAFTRFVAACWNELGWETTIFAQSRGQYDVMAIRRQLVDLRVVIWTVHDPGGDLDPSVVDRCVTDRDNVQRADAAAIVTTATVPDPVRERADRHDIKLLDFADLLDLVDTEGLADLALDKNN is encoded by the coding sequence ATGGCCGAGATCATCGAGTTACCGCGGGAGGAGCGCTCGCGCTCGAACGAGCGGGTCGACGAGCGCCTCGGCGGGGGGTATCTCGCGGATGGGCCGCTGTCGTCGTATCTGGGAAACGCGGAAACAGTCGCGTTCGTCCTGCACGCGAAACGTGGGGGTGTGACCGTCGAACGCGACGGAGGAACGGAGACCTACAAGCCGAGTCGGGGGTACAGGACCGTCGTCGCGATCACCGATCTGCGCGTCGTGATCGCGATCGGTGGCGCGGACGGGGGCGGCGATCGAGTGGTCCCGATTCCGCTCTCGACCGTCACGCGGGTCGAGACCGACAGCGGACTGTTGCGGGAGCGGCTGGTCGTCCGGACCGAGGTCGGCGAGCGGTGGTCGATACCGGCCGGGAGCGACCTCGATCCGGTCGTGGCGTACCTGGAGACGGCACGGGAGACGTGGTCGCGGGCGAACCGGTTCGCGGTCCGCGTCGAAGACCACCTCACGACCGCCCGGGACCGTCTCGACGCCGGCGACCCGGACGGTGCGCGCGACGCGGCCGACGCGGCGCTCTCGGCGATCGCCAGCGGACGCGAGGAGGTCCGGGCGCTCGATCTCGGCGATCGCGTGCTCGATCACGCCGAGTTCGACGCGTACCGCGCGGACGTCAGGGCGATCCAGCGACGCGCGCTCGCGGACACAGCCGACGAACACGTCGAACGCGGCGAGCGCGCCGAGAGAGACGGGCGGCTCCGGGCGGCTCACGACGCGCTCGAAGCCGCACGGGACGCCGCCGAACGGGCCCTCTCGATCGACGCCGACGAGCCTCCCGACGAGCGACTTCGAGAGCGGATCGAGACCGTCGAGCGCGACCGCGACCGGCTCGAAACACGGCCCCGCGAGCGTGCGAAGACAGCGCTCGAGGACGCCCGGTCGATCGACGGCCCCGAACGGCGTGCCCGGCGGCTGACCGACGCGCTCGCGGCGCATCGGGACTGGCTCGGCCACTGCTGGGGGCCGAGTTCGCCGTTCGCCGGCGATCCCGACGAGATCCGGGCGGCGATTCTGGAGATCGTCGACGAGACCGTCGACGTGCGGACGGCCGTTATCGACCGACTGCTCGCGGCAGCCGAGCGACTCCGGGAGGGCGGCCGGACCGGACAGGCGCTGTCGGCGTGTGATCGAGCCGACGAACAACTCGAAGCGACCCAGGATGTCGTCTCCGAACTGGCTCCCGATCGTGACGACGCGCTCCGGGCAGTGCGCGTCGAGATCGATCACGAGCGCGCCCTGATCGAACGCGAGGCCGGCCGGGCCGAGGACGTGTCCGGGCCGGACGATCGGGCCGAGTCGGATGAACCGCCGTCTGCGGGTCCCGACTCCAGTGCCTCGGCGACCGAGACCGTCGCGGGCGTAACGACGAAGGCAGCCGACCCGGCGCGGTCAGAGCGAGACCACGGCCACGACGGTGACGCCGTCCGCGAACAGTCGTCCGACGAGTTCGAGTTCCCCGGCGCCGAGCGCGATCGCGTCACGATCGAGGCGGAGATCCGGGCGATGGACGAGGCGGCCTTCACGAGGTTCGTCGCGGCGTGCTGGAACGAACTCGGCTGGGAGACGACGATTTTCGCCCAGTCGCGGGGCCAGTACGACGTGATGGCGATCCGCAGGCAGCTGGTCGATCTCCGGGTGGTCATCTGGACGGTCCACGACCCCGGCGGCGACCTCGATCCGTCGGTGGTCGACCGGTGTGTGACCGACCGCGACAACGTCCAGCGGGCCGACGCCGCCGCCATCGTCACGACGGCGACCGTCCCCGATCCGGTGCGAGAGCGTGCGGACAGACACGACATCAAACTGCTGGACTTCGCGGACCTGCTCGACCTCGTCGATACGGAAGGACTGGCCGATCTCGCGCTCGATAAAAATAACTGA
- a CDS encoding HemK2/MTQ2 family protein methyltransferase gives MNDDRPELARQRDLDQVYEPAEDSHLLAETAREYVTADDRVLEVGTGSGYVATALADTGAAVVATDINPMACREARDAGLAVVRANLVEPFRDGVFDVVAFNPPYLPTPPEQEFDDWMERALSGGEDGRAVVDPFLDTVRRVLAEDGVVLLLVSSLTDVEAVRERAAAGGLDAREVADESHPFERLVVLELRPDRR, from the coding sequence ATGAACGACGACCGGCCCGAACTCGCCAGGCAGCGCGATCTCGATCAGGTGTACGAACCGGCCGAGGACTCGCATCTACTGGCCGAGACGGCGCGCGAGTACGTCACTGCCGACGACCGCGTCCTCGAAGTGGGAACCGGCTCGGGGTACGTCGCGACCGCGCTGGCGGACACGGGGGCCGCTGTCGTCGCGACGGATATCAACCCGATGGCCTGTCGCGAGGCCCGCGACGCCGGCCTCGCGGTCGTCCGGGCGAACCTCGTCGAGCCGTTCCGGGACGGCGTCTTCGACGTCGTGGCGTTCAACCCGCCGTACCTGCCGACCCCGCCCGAACAGGAGTTCGACGACTGGATGGAACGCGCGCTCTCCGGCGGCGAGGACGGTCGCGCCGTGGTCGATCCGTTTCTCGATACCGTCCGTCGCGTCCTCGCCGAGGACGGCGTCGTCCTCCTGCTCGTGAGTTCGCTTACGGACGTCGAGGCCGTGCGCGAGCGCGCGGCGGCCGGCGGGCTCGACGCCCGGGAAGTCGCCGACGAATCGCACCCCTTCGAACGACTCGTCGTGCTCGAACTCCGGCCGGACAGGCGGTGA
- a CDS encoding mechanosensitive ion channel family protein, with protein sequence MIGASAAAPAATFASRTALAIEVPIVGQLFATPFERWLGTLALLVGVLAGSWAIRQVGRWLRSQYDPRGSLLEAVQAALIVALSAGAIVAVLVIWGASAEATAITEVLDPDSTTVVRGLVSLFLFVGAWGATVFAKRVIGLVFEEHDAFSRHQQEVTYHVFQVVLYLLAILVGLAVWGIDASDILLGAGFLSVVLGLAARQTLSSVLAGFVLLFGRPFDIGDWVSIDDREGVVTDVSVFNTEIRTFSDEYVTIPNDVVTSTGLINRSRRGRLRVDVEIGVDYDDDVERARELATGTVRELDREEIRTRPQPRTVLTGFGDSAVVLEVRFWIDDPTARRRWAAQTAVVAAVKDAFEREGITIPFPQRTLGGREGLQIQSETPRPTPDEDPDR encoded by the coding sequence GTGATCGGCGCGAGCGCGGCGGCCCCGGCCGCGACTTTCGCGAGCCGAACTGCACTGGCGATCGAGGTCCCGATCGTCGGCCAGCTGTTCGCGACGCCGTTCGAGCGGTGGCTGGGGACGCTGGCCCTGCTCGTGGGCGTGCTAGCGGGGAGCTGGGCGATCCGGCAGGTCGGTCGCTGGCTCCGGTCCCAGTACGACCCTCGGGGGAGCCTGCTCGAAGCCGTTCAGGCGGCGCTGATCGTCGCGCTCTCGGCCGGGGCAATCGTCGCCGTGCTCGTGATCTGGGGGGCGAGCGCGGAGGCGACGGCCATCACCGAGGTGCTCGACCCGGACTCGACGACGGTCGTCCGGGGACTGGTGTCGCTGTTCCTGTTCGTGGGGGCCTGGGGCGCGACGGTGTTCGCCAAGCGCGTGATCGGCCTGGTCTTCGAGGAACACGACGCCTTCTCGCGCCACCAGCAGGAGGTGACCTACCACGTCTTCCAGGTGGTGCTGTACCTGCTGGCGATCCTCGTCGGGCTGGCCGTCTGGGGGATCGACGCCTCGGACATCCTGCTCGGGGCGGGCTTTCTGAGCGTCGTGCTCGGGCTGGCCGCCCGCCAGACCCTGTCGTCTGTCCTGGCGGGGTTCGTCCTGCTTTTCGGCCGGCCGTTCGACATCGGCGACTGGGTGTCGATCGACGACCGGGAGGGCGTCGTGACCGACGTGTCGGTGTTCAACACGGAGATCCGTACGTTCAGCGACGAGTACGTCACGATCCCCAACGACGTGGTGACTTCGACGGGGCTGATCAACCGCTCGCGGCGCGGCCGACTGCGCGTCGACGTCGAGATCGGCGTCGACTACGACGACGACGTCGAGCGCGCCCGCGAACTGGCGACCGGGACGGTTCGTGAGCTCGATCGGGAGGAGATCCGCACGCGTCCACAGCCACGGACGGTCCTGACCGGGTTCGGCGACTCGGCGGTCGTGCTGGAGGTGCGGTTCTGGATCGACGACCCGACGGCCCGGCGGCGCTGGGCGGCCCAGACGGCCGTCGTCGCCGCGGTCAAGGACGCCTTCGAACGCGAGGGGATCACGATCCCCTTCCCACAGCGGACGCTCGGCGGCCGCGAGGGATTGCAGATCCAAAGCGAAACGCCGAGGCCGACTCCCGACGAAGACCCGGACCGATGA
- a CDS encoding 16S ribosomal RNA methyltransferase A: MTDTDYRDPDALLARAGVGGNPDRDQHFLIDDRVLDRVPTYATEIDADLRHVLEVGAGTGALTDRLLAVADRVTAIERDPELAAFLREEFAAEIDAGRLTVLEGDALEVELPEFTASISNLPYGISSEIVFRLLPRGVPLVLMFQREFADRMAADPGSDDYGRLSVTAGHYADVEVVEPVPKEAFRPPPAVESAIVRTTPREPDYAVPDDEAFMDLVRAIFTQRRKTIRNAIRNTAHISGLSDPEAVVDAAGEDLMRKRAGDVTPEEFAKLARLAAEVGDP; encoded by the coding sequence ATGACTGATACGGACTATCGCGACCCCGACGCATTGTTAGCCCGTGCCGGCGTCGGGGGCAACCCTGACCGCGACCAGCACTTCCTGATCGACGACCGCGTGCTCGACCGCGTGCCGACCTACGCGACCGAGATCGACGCCGATCTGCGCCACGTCCTCGAGGTCGGTGCCGGGACCGGCGCGCTCACCGATCGGCTGCTCGCGGTCGCCGATCGTGTCACGGCCATCGAGCGCGACCCCGAACTGGCGGCCTTCCTCCGCGAGGAGTTCGCCGCCGAGATCGACGCCGGGCGGCTGACCGTGCTGGAAGGCGACGCCCTTGAGGTCGAGTTGCCCGAGTTCACCGCGTCGATCTCGAATCTCCCCTACGGGATCTCCAGCGAGATCGTCTTCCGGCTCCTCCCCCGCGGTGTCCCCCTCGTGTTGATGTTCCAGCGGGAGTTCGCCGACCGGATGGCAGCCGACCCCGGATCCGACGACTACGGTCGGCTGTCGGTGACGGCGGGTCACTACGCCGACGTCGAGGTGGTCGAGCCCGTTCCCAAGGAGGCGTTCAGGCCGCCGCCGGCCGTCGAGAGCGCGATCGTCCGGACGACGCCGCGCGAGCCGGACTACGCGGTGCCGGACGACGAGGCGTTCATGGACCTCGTGCGGGCGATCTTCACCCAGCGCCGCAAGACGATTCGCAACGCGATCCGGAACACGGCACACATCTCCGGGCTGAGCGATCCGGAGGCGGTCGTCGACGCCGCCGGCGAGGACCTCATGCGCAAGCGAGCCGGGGACGTGACTCCCGAGGAATTCGCAAAGCTGGCGCGGCTCGCGGCCGAGGTGGGCGATCCGTGA
- a CDS encoding DUF655 domain-containing protein, with amino-acid sequence MTTGNRDDESSAPIAVVLDFLPHGRSDDERPQYEKEPLAYAVSFGEFRLFELALSEDADISIGDRLPVERGDGVERAREIEYEDLPSGARSELEYAIEDIVDEDQDRFVEFYNDAQPITTRLHALNLLPGIGKKLRNNVLEARKRRPFENFEDIDARVNGLHDPKDVLVERILEEIEETDLKYRIFARRE; translated from the coding sequence ATGACCACCGGCAACCGCGACGACGAGTCGAGCGCCCCTATCGCAGTCGTTCTCGATTTCCTTCCTCACGGGCGCTCGGACGACGAGCGGCCCCAGTACGAGAAAGAGCCGCTGGCGTACGCCGTCTCATTCGGGGAGTTCCGGCTGTTCGAACTCGCACTCTCCGAGGACGCCGACATCTCGATCGGCGATCGCCTGCCCGTCGAGCGCGGCGACGGCGTCGAGCGCGCCCGCGAAATCGAGTACGAGGACCTCCCGAGCGGCGCGCGGTCCGAGCTGGAGTACGCGATCGAGGACATCGTCGACGAGGACCAGGATCGGTTCGTCGAGTTCTACAACGACGCCCAGCCGATCACGACGCGGCTGCACGCGCTGAACCTCCTGCCGGGGATCGGCAAGAAACTGCGCAACAACGTCCTCGAGGCGCGCAAGCGTCGCCCCTTCGAGAACTTCGAGGACATCGATGCGCGAGTCAACGGCCTCCACGACCCGAAAGACGTCCTCGTCGAGCGCATCCTCGAGGAGATCGAAGAGACCGACCTCAAATACCGGATCTTCGCCCGACGCGAGTAA
- a CDS encoding succinylglutamate desuccinylase/aspartoacylase family protein yields the protein MEQPAPFTYDGGRVDPGETQNIRYTVSETYLGDPVKMPVTIVVGERAGPTVVITAATHGDELNGIEVVREVAHEWDLSELRGRLVCLPILNVPGFIAQQRYLPIYDRDLNRAFPGDRTGTGAQRMAARIFENFVAPADLGIDLHTSTRGRSNMLHVRADMGDDTVERVARAFASNVIIDSEGAEGTLRREATAAGTSTITVEMGEAHRFQRSLIDRALDGVRSVFAEFGLLESAHVHWPGWRTVVEDAGEKTWLRADAGGLVDVRVERGAFVEAGERIATIANPFKTSTTAVEAPFDGVLVGVLENPVVYPGNPLCHIVRVDERTRTAIESHER from the coding sequence ATGGAGCAGCCAGCGCCGTTCACCTACGACGGTGGGCGGGTCGATCCAGGAGAGACCCAGAACATCCGGTACACCGTCAGCGAGACGTATCTGGGCGATCCAGTCAAAATGCCCGTGACGATCGTGGTCGGCGAGCGGGCCGGTCCGACGGTCGTCATCACCGCGGCGACGCACGGCGACGAACTCAACGGCATCGAGGTCGTTCGTGAGGTCGCCCACGAGTGGGATCTCTCGGAACTTCGCGGTCGGCTCGTTTGCCTGCCGATCCTCAACGTCCCGGGGTTCATCGCCCAGCAGCGATACCTGCCGATATACGACCGCGACCTCAACCGGGCGTTTCCCGGCGACAGAACCGGGACCGGCGCACAGCGGATGGCCGCCCGGATCTTCGAGAACTTCGTCGCGCCCGCCGACCTGGGGATCGACCTGCACACCTCGACTCGCGGGCGGTCGAACATGCTGCACGTCCGGGCGGACATGGGCGACGACACCGTCGAGCGGGTCGCCAGGGCCTTCGCCTCGAACGTCATCATCGACAGCGAGGGGGCCGAGGGGACGCTCCGGCGCGAGGCGACGGCCGCCGGAACGTCGACGATCACCGTCGAGATGGGCGAGGCTCACCGCTTCCAGCGGTCGCTCATCGACCGGGCGCTCGACGGCGTCCGCTCGGTCTTCGCGGAGTTCGGCCTCCTGGAGAGCGCCCACGTCCACTGGCCGGGCTGGCGGACAGTGGTCGAGGACGCCGGCGAGAAGACCTGGTTGCGGGCCGACGCGGGCGGGCTGGTGGACGTCCGCGTCGAGCGAGGGGCGTTCGTCGAGGCGGGCGAGCGGATCGCGACGATCGCAAACCCCTTCAAGACGTCTACTACCGCTGTCGAGGCACCGTTCGACGGGGTGCTGGTCGGCGTGCTGGAGAACCCGGTCGTCTACCCCGGCAACCCGCTGTGTCACATCGTGCGAGTCGACGAACGAACCAGGACAGCCATCGAGTCCCACGAGCGGTGA
- a CDS encoding putative ATP-dependent zinc protease — protein MTTSTPVTVGVLSLHNSKETKAICNAVEALGHDPAWLRRENTEIDITDSEVTIQPDVDIVVNRLLLSKSTEPCEELGLARTLAHLRPTLNGPAATLTAVHKVATAVTLAEADVPVPDALMALESERLNDWLTAGDTEAVYKTAIGTNGGGTWKVGPDERVNARVGNRYAFLQSLIEREGEPTRDLRVYVVDDRVVGSMFRYAPDNDWRTNVALGGDVADASDEVPEPALDIARRATDAVGLDYAGVDLVESDDGWLVLEVNPTAGFKGLYEATGRSPAPYIAAHAIEEAGGTVDADRVADLAAVLDDSVPTCRPSTAPASTLERQTVGYIEEVIVSGTSGSTTALAKSDTGATRTSIDTGLAADIGAGPIKSITKVKSGSQKVSKSRPVVDLVVAVGGSRHTVTASVEDRSHMQYPVLLGRDILQHYRVDVSRRADTDGEDEDNEEEEASAEE, from the coding sequence ATGACCACGTCGACTCCCGTCACCGTCGGTGTTCTCAGCCTTCACAACAGCAAGGAGACCAAGGCAATCTGCAACGCCGTCGAGGCGCTGGGCCACGACCCGGCGTGGCTCCGCCGAGAGAACACGGAAATCGACATCACGGACAGCGAGGTGACGATCCAGCCGGACGTCGATATCGTCGTCAATCGGCTGCTGCTCTCGAAGTCGACCGAACCCTGCGAGGAACTCGGCCTGGCTCGCACGCTCGCACACCTGCGCCCGACGCTGAACGGCCCCGCCGCGACGCTGACCGCGGTGCACAAGGTCGCGACGGCCGTGACGCTGGCGGAGGCGGACGTGCCCGTCCCGGACGCACTGATGGCGCTGGAATCGGAGCGGCTCAACGACTGGCTGACCGCCGGCGACACCGAGGCCGTCTACAAGACCGCCATCGGGACGAACGGCGGCGGCACCTGGAAAGTCGGGCCCGATGAACGTGTCAACGCCCGCGTCGGCAACCGCTACGCGTTCCTCCAGTCGCTGATCGAGCGCGAGGGCGAGCCGACCCGTGATCTGCGGGTGTACGTCGTCGACGACCGGGTCGTCGGTTCGATGTTCCGGTACGCGCCCGACAACGACTGGCGGACCAACGTCGCGCTCGGCGGCGACGTCGCCGATGCCAGCGACGAGGTCCCGGAGCCAGCCCTCGACATCGCGCGCCGGGCGACTGACGCCGTCGGGCTGGATTACGCCGGCGTCGACCTCGTCGAGAGCGACGACGGCTGGCTGGTGCTGGAAGTCAACCCCACTGCGGGATTCAAGGGCCTCTACGAGGCGACCGGGCGCAGTCCCGCGCCGTACATCGCCGCCCACGCCATCGAGGAGGCCGGCGGCACCGTCGACGCCGACCGCGTCGCCGATCTGGCGGCGGTCCTCGACGACTCGGTGCCGACGTGTCGGCCCAGCACTGCCCCGGCCAGTACCCTCGAACGGCAGACTGTCGGCTACATCGAGGAGGTCATCGTCAGCGGGACCAGCGGCTCGACGACCGCCCTCGCCAAGTCCGACACCGGTGCCACCCGGACCAGCATCGACACCGGTCTCGCCGCAGATATTGGAGCCGGCCCGATCAAGTCCATCACGAAGGTCAAGTCCGGTAGCCAGAAGGTATCGAAGAGCCGGCCGGTCGTCGACCTCGTCGTCGCCGTCGGCGGGAGTCGCCACACCGTCACCGCCAGCGTCGAAGACCGCAGCCACATGCAGTACCCCGTGTTGCTCGGCCGCGACATCCTCCAGCACTACCGCGTCGACGTCTCTCGACGAGCCGACACGGACGGCGAAGACGAGGACAACGAAGAGGAAGAGGCGAGCGCCGAAGAGTGA
- a CDS encoding RNA polymerase Rpb4 family protein gives MTIFKEKLEEEYLTLAEAKDVLEDIERERALDEDREMRYELTRAIEHVNRFATLDVEESREFVDELQDLEKVDEATAYKIANLQPQDRDELRAVFAQERYSLSGDELDDILNVVAKYA, from the coding sequence ATGACCATATTCAAGGAGAAACTCGAGGAGGAGTACCTGACCCTCGCCGAGGCCAAGGACGTCCTCGAGGACATCGAACGCGAGCGCGCGCTCGACGAGGACCGGGAGATGCGCTACGAACTCACGCGGGCCATCGAACACGTCAATCGCTTTGCGACGCTCGACGTCGAGGAGTCCCGGGAGTTCGTCGACGAACTGCAGGATCTGGAGAAAGTCGACGAGGCCACCGCGTACAAGATCGCCAACCTACAGCCCCAGGACCGGGACGAACTGCGGGCCGTGTTCGCTCAGGAACGCTATTCGCTGTCGGGCGACGAACTCGACGACATCCTCAACGTCGTCGCGAAATACGCCTGA
- a CDS encoding 50S ribosomal protein L21e, which translates to MPSSNGPLEGTRNKLKNDPRDRGTSPPQRAVQQFEAGDSVHLAIDPSVAEGRFHPRFNGHTGTVVGTQGKAYKVQIKDDGVEKTLIVKAAHLRRQE; encoded by the coding sequence ATGCCCAGTTCGAACGGTCCGCTCGAGGGAACGCGGAACAAACTCAAAAACGACCCACGCGATCGAGGAACGTCGCCGCCACAGCGCGCCGTCCAGCAGTTCGAAGCGGGCGATTCCGTCCATCTGGCGATCGATCCTAGCGTCGCCGAGGGCCGGTTTCATCCGCGGTTCAACGGCCACACTGGAACGGTCGTCGGCACGCAGGGGAAAGCCTACAAGGTCCAGATCAAAGACGACGGCGTCGAGAAGACGCTGATCGTCAAGGCCGCGCACCTCCGTCGACAGGAGTAA
- a CDS encoding elongation factor 1-beta, with amino-acid sequence MGKVAAKIKVMPQSPDVDLDALQERLEQSLPEGAKINGFERDEVAFGLVALLPTVIVPDEAGGTEAVEEAFGEVEGVESVSVENVGRV; translated from the coding sequence ATGGGAAAAGTCGCTGCCAAGATCAAGGTCATGCCGCAGAGTCCGGACGTCGACCTGGACGCGCTCCAGGAGCGTCTCGAGCAGTCCCTTCCCGAGGGGGCGAAAATCAACGGCTTCGAGCGCGACGAGGTCGCGTTCGGGCTGGTCGCGCTGCTGCCGACCGTCATCGTTCCCGACGAAGCCGGCGGCACCGAGGCCGTCGAAGAGGCCTTCGGCGAGGTCGAAGGCGTCGAAAGCGTCTCGGTCGAGAACGTCGGTCGCGTCTAG
- a CDS encoding HVO_2753 family zinc finger protein translates to MSESQQKRRQKCISCGINVSGTNAAAFKCPECGHQIYRCAKCRKQSNLYECPECGFTGP, encoded by the coding sequence ATGAGCGAGAGCCAGCAAAAGCGCCGGCAAAAGTGCATCTCGTGTGGGATCAACGTCTCCGGCACGAACGCCGCCGCGTTCAAGTGTCCCGAGTGCGGACACCAGATCTACCGCTGCGCGAAGTGCCGCAAGCAGAGCAACCTCTATGAGTGCCCCGAATGCGGGTTCACGGGTCCATAA
- a CDS encoding metal-dependent transcriptional regulator, which produces MSHSRNEPVSESVQMYLKEIYLLSRDGEYAKTGELADRLDVSPPSVTEMFGRLEENGLLEYEKRRGAVLTDEGESRARRLLRKHCRIERFLVEHLGVEEGFHEEACRLEHVMSDDVADRLDRYVELEADCPDCYDPDRQHCSKLDV; this is translated from the coding sequence ATGAGCCACAGTCGAAACGAACCGGTCAGCGAGAGCGTCCAGATGTACCTCAAGGAGATCTACCTGCTCTCCCGTGACGGCGAGTACGCCAAGACGGGTGAGCTGGCCGACCGGCTCGACGTCTCGCCGCCCAGCGTTACCGAGATGTTCGGTCGCCTGGAGGAGAACGGTCTCCTGGAATACGAGAAACGGCGTGGCGCGGTCCTGACCGACGAGGGCGAGTCGCGTGCGCGGCGACTCCTGCGCAAGCACTGCCGGATCGAGCGGTTTCTCGTCGAGCATCTCGGGGTGGAAGAGGGGTTTCACGAGGAAGCGTGCCGGCTCGAACACGTCATGAGCGACGACGTGGCCGACCGGCTCGACCGCTACGTCGAACTCGAAGCCGACTGTCCGGACTGCTACGATCCCGACCGACAGCACTGCTCGAAGCTGGACGTGTGA